A window from Leifsonia shinshuensis encodes these proteins:
- a CDS encoding FHA domain-containing protein, with translation MTGGFIRYAPTAGPSRWLLIAGRRFVAAVESTVSDEIVDAVYWLADSDLATIESVVGAFPLAGPDSVRSFAVAELAEPNAAGEVTVTAVVRGSAAIDVFSVGGARRFSAGGVQPWVLAEFRTVTGLVLQGDDAATGPVARLAIGSLPLGIGIADGELLTWTLTPIERAERSAAPARGEAAAEAPDDASAGPAAEETIIRDRNRSSSLFGRGAGAAADDPEVVPPAVHPAAHELPGAVDIEEPTAAPAPGPASAAPRIPPPPAGPLERDTPSAPLTVVPTDELPITEPVVAPPPRATFAVRLPSGDTIALDAPVLVGRRPTMQRVESGETPRLATVASPTQEVSSTHARIEQSGDAVVVTDLRSTNGTVVTGPAGARRLRPGESVVVLAGARVEIGDGNIIEITARRDEGRE, from the coding sequence ATGACTGGCGGCTTCATCCGTTACGCCCCGACGGCCGGCCCCTCGCGATGGCTGCTCATCGCCGGGCGCCGCTTCGTCGCCGCCGTCGAGAGCACCGTCTCCGACGAGATCGTCGACGCCGTGTACTGGCTCGCCGACTCGGACCTCGCGACCATCGAGTCCGTGGTGGGTGCGTTCCCGCTGGCCGGACCCGACAGCGTGCGGTCCTTCGCCGTCGCGGAGCTCGCCGAGCCCAACGCGGCGGGCGAGGTGACGGTCACGGCGGTCGTCCGCGGCTCCGCGGCGATCGACGTGTTCTCCGTCGGGGGAGCACGCCGGTTCTCCGCCGGGGGCGTCCAGCCGTGGGTGCTGGCGGAGTTCCGCACCGTGACGGGCCTCGTGCTGCAGGGCGACGACGCGGCGACCGGACCGGTCGCGCGGCTGGCCATCGGCTCGCTGCCGCTCGGCATCGGCATCGCCGACGGCGAGCTCCTCACTTGGACGCTGACGCCGATCGAGCGCGCCGAACGGAGCGCCGCACCGGCCCGGGGCGAGGCAGCCGCCGAGGCGCCGGACGACGCCTCCGCCGGCCCGGCGGCCGAGGAGACGATCATCCGGGACCGCAACCGGAGCTCGAGCCTGTTCGGCCGGGGTGCGGGCGCTGCGGCCGACGACCCGGAGGTCGTGCCCCCTGCCGTCCACCCCGCCGCCCACGAACTGCCCGGTGCGGTCGACATCGAGGAGCCGACCGCCGCACCGGCGCCCGGACCCGCGAGCGCCGCGCCGCGCATCCCGCCGCCGCCCGCTGGGCCGTTGGAGCGCGACACGCCGTCCGCCCCGCTCACCGTCGTGCCCACGGATGAGCTGCCCATCACCGAGCCGGTCGTCGCTCCTCCGCCCCGCGCGACCTTCGCGGTGCGCCTCCCGTCGGGGGACACCATCGCGCTCGACGCCCCGGTCCTGGTGGGACGGCGCCCCACGATGCAGCGGGTGGAATCCGGCGAGACGCCGCGGCTGGCGACGGTCGCATCGCCGACGCAGGAGGTGTCGTCGACGCACGCCCGCATCGAGCAGTCGGGGGACGCCGTCGTGGTGACCGACCTCCGTTCGACGAATGGCACCGTCGTGACCGGTCCCGCGGGCGCCCGCCGGCTGCGGCCGGGGGAGTCGGTGGTCGTGCTCGCAGGAGCGAGGGTCGAGATCGGCGACGGTAATATCATCGAGATCACCGCCCGACGAGACGAAGGACGCGAGTGA